The Lewinellaceae bacterium genome has a segment encoding these proteins:
- a CDS encoding ATP-binding protein yields MTSIFGQKDPLITLCLAAIEPGLKGVLIGGPPGTGKTSIARASRALWKNRPFVNVPLGCSMDRLVGGIDLELSSRAGRLVVSKGLLAEAHGGVLFVDQINLLAPELVNALLQASMSNEVQLEREGISQSFPAQFTLIGTFDPEEGHIAESLSERVAFVVYTKTLAHLPMRLFIAKNYERSLEIAPEIINKVEKGYEIKKDVTIRKDQVEELCVLADQTAVEGNRNEVFATLCAKANAALHQRIPVTDQDVELAARLVYLNRMSGSVMPGVSGKDGAQNKESEEGEERKPSGGQSEPQNQDTETQPSDPKKEDGRGMPNPQSNSANAGGDDRARTTEGMPNFDDEDPGSVYLPGISSETKQMKGSGRHVNAFNAWRGRHIRSVPGHPGQGRIDLMATLKAAALASSFRPTKQKQEGGLPFEVQKADYRIKQFRHRIGLLFIFAVDGSGSMALNRLGAARKSAISLLEKAYVYRDKVAMLYFRHNDAKMILAPGNSIAKACRSLKSFPAGGKTPLSAALLKSLALAKQAESRWEVAGTVLILFTDGRANQPLKPLGEGEFNEVVAWREVERLSLALREKLTASIFFDTRRYFVPHSEGKDVADWLGAHYFYLPRAQPEKVSKLVEQKVAEVRSK; encoded by the coding sequence ATGACCTCAATTTTCGGACAGAAAGACCCTTTAATCACCCTATGCCTGGCAGCCATTGAGCCCGGGTTGAAAGGCGTATTGATCGGCGGGCCTCCGGGAACGGGCAAAACCTCTATCGCCAGGGCCTCTCGTGCCCTTTGGAAAAACAGACCTTTTGTCAATGTACCCCTGGGGTGCAGTATGGACAGGTTAGTAGGGGGAATAGACCTCGAACTTTCAAGCAGGGCCGGAAGGCTGGTGGTCAGTAAAGGTTTGTTGGCCGAAGCTCATGGCGGCGTTTTGTTCGTCGACCAGATCAACCTGCTGGCACCTGAACTCGTCAATGCTTTGCTTCAGGCTTCAATGAGCAATGAGGTACAACTGGAAAGAGAAGGAATATCCCAGTCTTTCCCTGCTCAATTTACATTAATTGGCACTTTCGACCCCGAGGAAGGGCATATTGCGGAGTCATTGTCAGAACGAGTTGCCTTTGTAGTGTACACCAAAACCCTGGCGCATTTGCCGATGCGACTTTTTATTGCCAAAAATTACGAAAGAAGCCTTGAAATAGCCCCGGAAATTATCAATAAGGTAGAGAAAGGGTACGAAATAAAAAAGGACGTTACCATCCGGAAAGACCAGGTGGAGGAACTTTGTGTATTGGCCGACCAGACAGCTGTTGAGGGCAACCGTAATGAAGTTTTTGCGACCCTGTGTGCCAAGGCCAATGCAGCGCTGCATCAGCGGATTCCCGTTACGGATCAGGATGTGGAACTGGCGGCCCGACTGGTTTATTTGAACAGAATGTCAGGTTCCGTTATGCCGGGTGTCAGCGGAAAGGATGGGGCACAAAACAAGGAATCCGAGGAAGGGGAGGAAAGAAAACCTTCAGGAGGGCAGTCTGAACCCCAAAACCAGGATACCGAAACCCAGCCTTCCGACCCAAAAAAGGAAGATGGGCGGGGTATGCCCAATCCACAGTCCAATAGCGCCAATGCCGGAGGAGACGACCGTGCCCGAACTACAGAAGGGATGCCCAATTTTGATGATGAAGATCCGGGATCTGTTTATTTACCGGGAATTTCCTCTGAGACCAAACAGATGAAAGGGAGCGGCCGCCATGTCAATGCCTTCAACGCCTGGCGCGGACGGCATATTCGTTCTGTTCCGGGCCACCCCGGCCAAGGCAGGATAGACCTGATGGCTACCCTGAAAGCGGCGGCACTGGCTTCTTCTTTTCGGCCAACGAAACAAAAACAGGAGGGGGGATTACCCTTTGAGGTACAGAAGGCTGATTATCGAATTAAGCAATTCCGGCACCGAATCGGTCTGCTGTTTATTTTTGCTGTGGATGGTTCGGGTTCTATGGCATTGAACAGGCTTGGAGCGGCGCGGAAGTCAGCCATCTCTCTTTTGGAAAAGGCTTACGTTTACAGGGATAAAGTGGCTATGTTGTATTTCAGGCATAACGATGCCAAAATGATCCTGGCTCCGGGGAACAGCATTGCCAAAGCCTGTCGGTCACTGAAAAGTTTTCCGGCAGGAGGAAAGACCCCTCTTTCGGCTGCTTTGTTGAAAAGCCTGGCTTTGGCCAAACAGGCTGAATCCCGGTGGGAAGTCGCCGGTACCGTATTGATTTTGTTTACCGATGGCAGGGCCAACCAGCCTTTAAAACCTCTCGGTGAAGGAGAATTTAACGAGGTAGTCGCCTGGAGGGAGGTAGAACGACTGAGCCTGGCGCTTCGGGAAAAACTGACTGCTTCTATTTTTTTTGATACCAGGCGTTATTTTGTGCCTCACAGTGAAGGTAAGGATGTCGCTGATTGGTTGGGGGCCCATTATTTTTACTTGCCGAGGGCCCAGCCCGAAAAGGTATCAAAATTAGTGGAACAAAAAGTGGCGGAGGTCAGGAGTAAATAG
- the bchI gene encoding magnesium chelatase ATPase subunit I produces the protein MSKKIHFPFTAIVGQEEMKLALILNAIDRGIGGVLIMGHRGTAKSTSVRALASLLPPLEENEVMAEISVQGERTKMPLNVLREEAVPIVDLPLSATEDRVVGTLDIEMALTHGKKSFEPGLLARAHGGFLYIDEVNLLEDHLVDLLLDVAVSGINIVEREGLSVRHPARFVLVGSGNPEEGDLRPQLLDRFGLYTEIFTISDIEKRVEVVLRTEAFRQNPVAFIAKWEGEQERLREKIKKARALFPEVSISEKLMARAIELCLKLKIDGHRGEIIITRAAKALAAFNGKKVVHTEDLKAVAPMCLRHRLRKDPLEEIDSGIKIREVMADLFPGT, from the coding sequence ATGTCCAAAAAGATACATTTTCCCTTCACCGCAATCGTAGGCCAGGAGGAGATGAAACTTGCCCTGATCTTAAATGCCATCGACCGGGGAATTGGCGGGGTATTGATCATGGGACATCGCGGTACGGCCAAGAGTACTTCGGTTCGCGCCCTGGCTTCCCTGTTGCCGCCTCTGGAGGAAAATGAGGTGATGGCGGAAATAAGTGTTCAGGGCGAACGAACGAAAATGCCCTTGAATGTGCTTCGTGAGGAGGCCGTTCCCATTGTAGATTTGCCTTTAAGTGCCACGGAAGACAGGGTGGTGGGCACACTGGATATCGAGATGGCTCTGACCCATGGGAAAAAATCTTTTGAACCGGGCCTGCTCGCCAGGGCTCACGGCGGATTTTTGTACATCGATGAAGTCAATTTGCTCGAGGACCACCTGGTTGATCTTTTGCTTGATGTGGCGGTCAGTGGCATCAATATCGTCGAGCGGGAAGGACTGAGTGTGAGGCATCCTGCCAGATTTGTTTTGGTAGGTTCAGGAAACCCCGAAGAAGGAGACCTCCGGCCACAATTGCTGGACCGCTTTGGATTGTACACTGAAATATTTACCATCTCTGACATCGAAAAACGGGTGGAAGTGGTGCTGCGCACGGAAGCCTTCCGTCAAAATCCTGTGGCTTTTATTGCAAAATGGGAAGGGGAACAGGAGCGTTTACGGGAAAAAATTAAAAAGGCCAGGGCCCTGTTTCCGGAAGTTAGTATTTCAGAAAAGCTCATGGCCCGTGCCATTGAATTATGCCTTAAGTTGAAAATAGACGGGCATCGCGGAGAAATTATCATCACCCGCGCAGCCAAAGCACTCGCCGCTTTCAACGGCAAAAAAGTAGTACATACGGAGGATCTCAAAGCAGTGGCCCCCATGTGCCTGAGACACAGACTGCGCAAAGATCCATTGGAAGAAATTGATTCCGGCATAAAAATCAGGGAAGTAATGGCCGATCTGTTTCCCGGAACGTAA
- a CDS encoding 4Fe-4S dicluster domain-containing protein encodes MDEMTRVIFRNFPTWMQIVFYVVGLSTVAFFLFGFWLKYKKYRRGSENGRFNNIGGRFLKALGKMTTNATVMKRDAYAGYAHWMIFWGFIVLLIGTAIIAIDHDFMEPVFGIHLLKGTFYLVFSLFMDVFGVLFIVGLLMMLFRRSRKPEKLNYTRVDRKAEDYNRKGYATDDKIFTWLLVFIALTGFVIEASRIAADGFPFFEKWASPVGYALATVIDSIGALNPLHMIIWWVHGIVVLLFIAYIPYSKAMHMLVDFANLMFTEENAVQKLPRVSEEKMKEGMGYVKIDNFTWKELMDFDSCTKCGRCHVACPAKNSGAPLSPRDLILDMRTYADSTIGKPEWFGQTFNSNGNGKAKKEPAIAGDIIKAETLWACTTCMACVEACPVGIEHLTTIVNLRRTLVDQGNMEDMLQDTLMNIGDYGNSFGKPDRMRAKWTQGLDFKVKDARKEAVEYLWFVGDYASFDARMQVLTRKVATIFNNIGLDFGILYEAEKNAGNDVRRIGEEGLYEMLAEDNIAAFEGAQFKEIFTTDPHSFNTIKNEYPEFGGNYTIHHYTGLLCKLIDEGKLTFSNKLKGVKVTYHDPCYLGRYNGETSAPRRLLEAVGVELVEMPRNKENSFCCGAGGGRIWMDDSKLEERPSEMRIKEALSLGDIEYFIIACPKDYAMYSDAVKTSGNEGKIAVRDIIELIEEAI; translated from the coding sequence ATGGATGAAATGACAAGAGTAATATTTCGGAATTTTCCTACCTGGATGCAAATTGTATTTTATGTTGTAGGATTGTCGACGGTAGCATTTTTTCTGTTCGGTTTTTGGCTGAAGTACAAAAAGTACAGAAGAGGCAGCGAAAATGGTCGATTCAATAACATTGGCGGCCGGTTTTTGAAAGCCCTTGGGAAAATGACCACCAACGCCACGGTGATGAAACGTGATGCCTATGCCGGTTACGCCCACTGGATGATCTTCTGGGGATTCATCGTGCTTTTGATAGGAACAGCCATCATCGCCATCGACCATGATTTTATGGAACCTGTTTTTGGTATTCATTTACTAAAAGGTACCTTTTACCTGGTCTTTTCCCTGTTTATGGATGTTTTTGGGGTACTGTTTATCGTGGGATTATTGATGATGTTGTTCCGGCGAAGCAGAAAACCTGAAAAGCTCAATTATACCAGGGTGGACAGGAAGGCAGAGGACTACAACCGTAAAGGGTACGCGACAGATGATAAAATATTTACCTGGCTGCTGGTTTTTATTGCCTTAACCGGTTTTGTCATTGAAGCGTCCAGGATCGCTGCCGACGGTTTCCCTTTTTTTGAAAAATGGGCGTCGCCTGTTGGTTATGCCCTGGCTACGGTAATCGATTCTATTGGTGCTCTTAACCCGCTGCACATGATCATTTGGTGGGTGCATGGGATCGTCGTATTGCTGTTTATAGCCTACATTCCGTATTCCAAAGCGATGCACATGCTGGTGGATTTTGCCAACCTCATGTTTACCGAAGAAAATGCTGTTCAGAAGCTTCCAAGAGTTTCTGAAGAAAAGATGAAGGAAGGCATGGGTTATGTTAAAATAGATAATTTCACCTGGAAGGAATTGATGGATTTTGATTCCTGTACAAAATGCGGGCGTTGCCATGTGGCTTGTCCGGCAAAAAATTCAGGTGCTCCATTGTCTCCGCGTGACCTGATCCTGGATATGCGCACCTATGCCGATTCGACGATCGGAAAGCCGGAATGGTTTGGCCAGACATTCAATAGTAATGGCAACGGAAAAGCTAAAAAAGAACCGGCAATCGCGGGGGATATCATTAAGGCTGAGACCCTTTGGGCCTGTACGACTTGTATGGCTTGCGTAGAGGCTTGTCCGGTAGGGATTGAGCATTTGACGACCATTGTAAATCTGCGCAGAACCCTTGTTGACCAGGGGAATATGGAGGATATGCTTCAGGATACGCTGATGAATATCGGCGATTACGGAAATTCCTTTGGGAAGCCTGACAGGATGCGTGCCAAGTGGACCCAGGGACTTGATTTCAAGGTCAAGGATGCCAGGAAGGAAGCCGTTGAATACTTATGGTTTGTTGGCGACTACGCGTCTTTTGATGCAAGAATGCAGGTTTTGACCCGTAAAGTGGCTACCATTTTCAATAACATTGGCCTCGATTTTGGAATCCTGTATGAAGCAGAGAAAAATGCCGGGAACGATGTGCGAAGGATAGGGGAGGAAGGACTGTACGAAATGTTGGCAGAAGATAATATTGCTGCGTTTGAAGGCGCCCAGTTTAAAGAGATCTTCACCACAGATCCACACTCTTTCAATACCATCAAGAACGAATATCCGGAATTCGGGGGCAATTATACCATTCACCATTACACCGGATTGCTGTGTAAATTGATTGATGAAGGCAAGCTTACGTTTTCCAATAAACTTAAAGGCGTAAAAGTTACTTATCACGATCCTTGTTATCTTGGCAGGTATAACGGAGAGACTTCAGCACCGAGGAGGTTGCTTGAAGCAGTAGGCGTAGAATTGGTAGAGATGCCTCGGAATAAAGAAAATTCTTTCTGCTGTGGCGCCGGGGGCGGACGCATATGGATGGATGATTCCAAACTTGAAGAACGCCCGAGTGAAATGCGGATCAAGGAGGCCTTGTCTCTTGGCGATATCGAGTATTTTATCATCGCTTGTCCGAAGGATTATGCCATGTATTCCGATGCCGTGAAAACTTCCGGTAACGAAGGTAAAATAGCGGTGAGGGATATCATTGAACTGATAGAAGAAGCCATTTAA
- a CDS encoding electron transfer flavoprotein subunit alpha/FixB family protein — translation MSNNVIVIAEHFKGQIDDITFEMLGKAKELAAGYGGQTIALLMGSGIKDLSGQMGAADKVVYVDSPELAQFNPEAYGKTAAEVVKGLGAKAILTGYTSMGMDIGAGLSVDLDMPLVAYVNQMTGDSATSQLYGGKMNVESETSGAYIVSVLAGAFPAAAGKQGGAPVVEEASAPDLGNLKVKFKKLIEPEGGDVDITTQDILVSVGRGIQNEDNLPMMEELAAKLGAVVSCSRPIVDNKWLGKTRQVGKSGLKVKPKVYLAFGISGAPEHIEGMKDAELIIAINTDSNAPIFDYAHYGTTEDLFDLVPAITGKL, via the coding sequence ATGAGTAATAATGTAATCGTAATAGCGGAGCATTTCAAAGGACAAATAGATGACATTACTTTTGAAATGCTTGGCAAAGCAAAAGAACTTGCCGCCGGTTATGGCGGACAAACTATCGCCTTACTGATGGGAAGCGGTATCAAAGACCTGTCTGGTCAGATGGGTGCTGCCGATAAGGTAGTTTATGTAGACAGCCCCGAGCTGGCGCAATTCAATCCGGAAGCCTACGGGAAAACTGCCGCTGAGGTAGTGAAGGGCCTGGGAGCCAAAGCCATATTGACCGGCTACACTTCTATGGGAATGGATATTGGGGCGGGATTGAGTGTAGATTTGGACATGCCATTGGTGGCTTATGTCAATCAAATGACCGGAGATTCTGCTACCAGCCAACTTTACGGCGGTAAAATGAATGTTGAATCTGAAACATCCGGCGCTTATATCGTCTCCGTTTTAGCCGGGGCCTTTCCTGCTGCTGCCGGAAAACAAGGGGGTGCCCCTGTGGTTGAAGAAGCCTCAGCCCCTGATCTAGGCAATCTCAAAGTGAAATTCAAAAAACTGATTGAGCCGGAAGGTGGCGATGTGGATATTACCACTCAGGATATTCTCGTGAGTGTCGGTCGTGGCATTCAGAATGAAGATAACCTGCCGATGATGGAAGAACTGGCCGCTAAACTCGGCGCTGTCGTTTCCTGTTCACGTCCTATTGTGGATAATAAGTGGCTTGGAAAAACCCGGCAGGTGGGTAAATCAGGCCTAAAGGTCAAGCCTAAAGTTTACCTGGCTTTTGGGATCAGCGGAGCGCCTGAACATATCGAAGGGATGAAAGATGCGGAATTGATCATTGCCATCAATACGGATAGCAATGCCCCGATTTTCGATTATGCCCACTATGGAACTACGGAGGATCTTTTTGACCTCGTACCGGCCATTACCGGAAAACTTTAG
- a CDS encoding electron transfer flavoprotein subunit beta/FixA family protein: MNIIVPIKQVPDLVEELEIASSGKALDTEWLKYKVNEFDDHALEEALLQKEDHDGTVIAIALDGEDIDKALYAAAAKGADRVIKVTGVGDNPSSHEAARAMANVIKGMDYDVIFTGVQAVDDRDGQMAVLLAHYLGLPHVSVVTGVEVSGNAATVHKEYSGGVIAEFEVQFPAVLGIQTARETPRYVPVARVRRAMSSTTLEEISGGEVNASAGTEVKRMFKPVSGQGAQMLSGSADDIAAKIVSLIKG; encoded by the coding sequence ATGAATATTATCGTACCTATCAAACAAGTACCCGACCTGGTGGAAGAACTGGAGATTGCGTCTTCAGGAAAGGCACTGGATACCGAATGGTTGAAATACAAGGTCAATGAATTTGATGACCATGCCCTGGAAGAGGCTCTTTTGCAAAAAGAAGACCACGACGGAACGGTGATCGCCATTGCTTTGGACGGCGAAGACATCGACAAGGCCCTTTATGCCGCAGCGGCAAAAGGTGCAGATCGCGTGATCAAAGTAACGGGCGTAGGAGATAATCCGTCAAGCCACGAAGCTGCCCGTGCTATGGCCAACGTCATCAAGGGAATGGATTACGACGTTATTTTTACCGGAGTTCAGGCCGTGGATGACCGGGATGGTCAAATGGCTGTTCTGCTGGCTCATTACCTTGGATTGCCTCATGTGAGCGTCGTTACAGGGGTGGAGGTCAGTGGCAATGCCGCCACGGTGCATAAAGAATACAGTGGAGGGGTGATTGCAGAATTCGAGGTTCAGTTTCCTGCCGTTCTGGGTATCCAGACAGCCAGGGAGACCCCTCGTTATGTTCCGGTGGCCAGGGTGCGCCGGGCGATGAGCAGCACTACCCTCGAAGAAATTTCGGGAGGGGAGGTGAACGCCTCTGCCGGCACAGAGGTGAAACGTATGTTCAAACCAGTGTCAGGCCAGGGCGCCCAAATGCTATCGGGTTCAGCGGATGATATTGCCGCAAAAATCGTATCCCTTATCAAAGGGTAG
- a CDS encoding radical SAM protein, which produces MIPLNVVQFEETKKYSPDYVRISAASAMALRLKSGRFSRDFKFGGINLLLNYEDGCKSDCGYCGLARTRPGNYEDQSFIRVDWPLYDTDTVIDRVARYEENMTRLCISMVTHGSAYKDTLDITERIAKKVKTPLSLLVAPPTLNRSRLEILKEAGADMIGVGLDAVSERVFFDRRTNVPNGSLKWSNYWDIIEASRDIYGPWKVNIHTVVGLGETDKELVDIFYQLRDNEILAYLFSFNPEPDSRMGNYPRATITRWRRIQLVKHMIEKYDLKRDKIDFDDQGNMIKLKDNNFETNQFLQTLDNGTPFETGGCPSADGEPGCTRPYGSYRPSESFRDFPFTPEDDDLKLIREELNMQDLFKG; this is translated from the coding sequence ATGATTCCACTGAATGTGGTTCAGTTTGAGGAAACAAAGAAATACAGCCCTGATTACGTTCGGATCAGTGCGGCCAGTGCCATGGCCCTGCGTCTGAAATCAGGGAGATTTTCCCGTGATTTTAAATTTGGGGGCATCAATCTCCTGCTGAATTATGAAGATGGCTGCAAATCCGATTGCGGGTACTGCGGATTGGCTCGAACCCGCCCCGGAAATTACGAGGACCAGTCTTTTATTCGTGTCGATTGGCCTTTGTACGATACCGATACAGTCATTGATCGTGTCGCACGATATGAAGAAAACATGACTCGTCTTTGCATTTCCATGGTGACCCACGGAAGCGCGTACAAGGATACGCTGGACATTACCGAGCGGATTGCCAAAAAGGTAAAAACGCCCTTGTCTTTACTGGTGGCGCCTCCAACCCTCAACCGCAGCCGGCTGGAAATTTTAAAGGAAGCCGGAGCGGATATGATCGGGGTGGGGCTGGATGCGGTTTCGGAGCGCGTCTTCTTTGACCGGAGGACCAATGTGCCTAACGGCAGCCTCAAATGGAGCAATTACTGGGACATCATAGAAGCTTCCCGCGATATTTACGGTCCGTGGAAAGTCAATATTCACACCGTTGTGGGATTGGGAGAGACGGATAAGGAACTCGTCGATATATTTTATCAGCTTAGGGATAATGAGATTCTGGCCTATTTATTTTCTTTCAACCCGGAGCCGGATTCCCGAATGGGCAATTACCCCCGGGCGACCATCACCCGCTGGAGACGTATCCAGCTGGTCAAACACATGATCGAAAAATACGACCTCAAACGGGATAAAATCGATTTTGATGACCAGGGGAACATGATAAAACTGAAGGATAATAACTTTGAAACAAACCAATTCCTGCAGACGCTGGATAATGGAACACCTTTTGAAACAGGTGGTTGCCCTTCTGCTGACGGAGAACCCGGTTGTACCAGGCCTTACGGCAGTTACCGGCCTTCTGAATCGTTCAGGGATTTTCCCTTTACTCCCGAGGACGACGATCTTAAATTGATCAGAGAGGAATTGAATATGCAGGATTTGTTTAAGGGATAA
- a CDS encoding lipoate--protein ligase family protein: protein MESNKCRYLQEDGVSASRGLAVDEFLTETHSEPGDHQATLRLYTYKTNCALVGRFQNIYAELDMDTCKAEDVGFSRRLTGGGAIIMGEDQLGICFATSSEAFPWQNLRELYGLFSQPVINALSKLGIKAEFRSKNDLEVDGKKIAGLGIYVNPKGAIQFHTSLLVDLDVLEMLKVLQIPIQKYSDRRKIESVEQRITTVNREVNTKVTLEEVRAMVKSEFENFFKFSFLDQPITPNEKQAVEKLIRERYDDENWVFQRSPQTDMTGMSVLKTAAGLLRTYIGLKGETIKSVLITGDFLEEPEVFRLIEGRLKWSPLDRKSIEQVVDHAFSEGPAVEKITREQVVDAIYLAARRAGSENRFTYDGSCYYPEKTKKE from the coding sequence GTGGAGTCGAATAAGTGTCGATACCTGCAGGAAGACGGCGTTTCTGCTTCGCGGGGACTGGCCGTTGATGAGTTTTTAACGGAAACGCATTCGGAACCGGGAGACCATCAGGCAACGCTTAGGTTGTACACCTATAAAACGAATTGTGCCCTTGTAGGAAGGTTTCAGAATATTTATGCTGAACTCGATATGGATACCTGCAAAGCAGAAGACGTAGGATTTAGCCGGAGACTGACGGGAGGAGGCGCCATCATTATGGGAGAAGATCAGCTGGGCATTTGTTTTGCCACTTCATCCGAAGCGTTTCCCTGGCAAAACCTCAGGGAACTATATGGTCTCTTTTCACAACCGGTGATCAACGCTTTGTCAAAATTGGGAATTAAAGCTGAATTCAGATCCAAAAATGACCTGGAAGTTGACGGGAAAAAAATTGCAGGGCTGGGCATTTATGTGAATCCCAAAGGCGCCATCCAGTTTCATACCAGTTTGTTGGTGGATCTGGATGTATTGGAAATGCTGAAGGTATTACAGATTCCCATTCAGAAATATTCTGATAGAAGGAAAATAGAGTCGGTGGAACAAAGGATCACCACCGTCAACCGGGAAGTCAACACAAAAGTTACTTTAGAAGAAGTCCGGGCCATGGTCAAAAGCGAATTTGAAAATTTTTTCAAATTCAGTTTCCTGGATCAGCCGATCACCCCAAACGAAAAACAGGCCGTTGAAAAATTGATCAGAGAGCGTTACGACGATGAAAACTGGGTTTTTCAACGGTCGCCCCAAACGGATATGACGGGGATGAGTGTTTTAAAAACGGCCGCGGGATTACTACGGACCTACATCGGGCTCAAAGGGGAAACCATCAAAAGTGTCCTGATCACAGGAGATTTTTTGGAGGAACCTGAGGTTTTTCGACTTATCGAAGGCCGCCTGAAATGGAGCCCGCTCGACAGGAAAAGCATAGAACAAGTGGTAGACCATGCTTTTTCAGAAGGACCGGCAGTGGAAAAAATCACCCGGGAACAAGTGGTGGATGCCATTTACCTTGCCGCCAGGAGAGCCGGTTCCGAGAACCGTTTTACTTATGACGGTTCCTGTTATTACCCTGAAAAAACCAAAAAGGAATGA
- a CDS encoding radical SAM protein — MLTTTTVQDKKSEAFAIRRKNFPDEIKFYAPGLKSYTTMEIEQKSPNAFLPISLTGGACALDCDHCNKKILEPMIALDQKEGVFELCKKLKASGTESVLISGGSLKTGEVPFMKHIDQIKRVKDELGMKVIMHTGLVLKEEQAKALKEAGVDGVALDIIGAQETIEEVYHMDATVDDFEKTLKLLSDYGLSLRPHIILGLHYGEMRGEHKALEMISKYPCHALVLVVITPLHDTAMFGVVPPSPETIEAFFVESRLKMPDTYIMVGCSRPQGAHKVAVDRAAVEAGLNGIAYPAEGIVGLSKEMGLKPQFFENACSCGVE, encoded by the coding sequence ATGCTGACAACAACGACCGTACAGGATAAAAAATCAGAGGCATTTGCCATCAGGCGTAAAAATTTTCCCGATGAAATCAAGTTTTATGCGCCGGGGTTGAAGTCTTATACTACCATGGAAATCGAACAAAAGAGCCCTAACGCTTTTTTGCCCATCAGCCTCACCGGTGGCGCCTGCGCACTGGATTGTGACCATTGCAATAAAAAAATTCTCGAACCCATGATCGCCCTCGACCAAAAAGAAGGGGTTTTTGAATTGTGCAAAAAGCTGAAAGCCTCCGGTACAGAATCTGTCCTGATCAGCGGAGGGTCGCTGAAAACAGGAGAGGTGCCGTTTATGAAACACATCGATCAGATCAAAAGGGTGAAGGACGAACTTGGCATGAAAGTCATCATGCATACCGGGTTGGTGTTGAAGGAAGAACAGGCCAAAGCCCTTAAGGAGGCTGGAGTGGATGGTGTGGCGCTGGATATTATCGGTGCTCAGGAAACCATCGAAGAAGTCTATCACATGGACGCCACCGTCGATGATTTTGAAAAGACTTTGAAATTATTATCTGATTATGGATTGAGTTTAAGGCCACATATCATCCTCGGCCTTCATTACGGGGAAATGCGCGGAGAGCACAAGGCCCTTGAAATGATCTCAAAGTATCCCTGTCATGCCCTTGTTTTGGTAGTCATTACGCCTTTGCACGATACGGCCATGTTTGGGGTTGTCCCACCGAGTCCTGAAACCATTGAGGCATTTTTTGTCGAATCGAGACTTAAGATGCCGGATACATATATTATGGTAGGCTGTTCCCGCCCCCAAGGTGCACACAAGGTGGCCGTGGATCGGGCAGCGGTAGAAGCCGGATTGAATGGCATTGCCTACCCGGCAGAAGGAATAGTCGGCTTGTCAAAAGAGATGGGCCTGAAACCTCAGTTCTTTGAAAATGCATGTTCCTGTGGAGTCGAATAA